TCCCATGATCTCGGCGGTTCCGAGATGGAAGTGAACCTTCTCCAGGTTCCTGAGGGGCCGGGGAGCACTCTTGAGGTATAAAAGTTCGAGGTCAAGGATCTGCGAAGGCCGGAGCACCCCCGGTTCCGCCACCACATCCCCCCGGGAGACCTCCTCCTTCTCCACTCCCTGAAGGTTAAGCGCCGTGCGCATGCCGGCCAGGGCCTCCTCCCTCTCCTCTCCGTGGCTCTGAATGCGCCGCACCCTGGCCAGGACCCCTTTGGGATAGACCTCCACCTCCTGGCCCACCTCAAGACGGCCGGAAAGGGCCGTGCCCGTAACCACCGTGCCGAAGCCCTTCACGGTAAAGACCCGATCCACCGGGAGCCGAAAGGGGCCCTCGAGCGATCGATCCGGAACCTTCCGAACCAGCTCGTCCAGAATCTCTACCAGCCGGTCGAGCCCCTCACCGGTCACCGCGGAGACCGCCACCATGGGGGCCGCCTCCAGGAAAGTCCCTTTAAGGGCCTCGCGGACCTCTTCCCTGACCAGCTCCAGCCACTCCTCGTCCACCAGGTCCTTCTTGGTGAGGACCACCAGCCCGGCCTTTACCCCCAGAAGTTCGCAGATCTCCAGGTGTTCGCGGGTCTGGGGACGCACCCCCTCGTCCGCGGCCACCACCAGGGCCACCAGGTCCACCCCCGCGGCCCCGGCCACCATGGTGCGCACGAACCGTTCGTGACCCGGCACATCCACGATGCCCACGCGCACCCCGGAGGGCAAATCCAGACGGGCAAATCCCAGCTCTATGGTGATACCCCGCTCCTTCTCCTCCTTCAGGCGATCGGTGTCCACCCCGGTCAGGGCCTTGACCAGGGTGGTCTTTCCGTGATCCACATGCCCGGCGGTCCCCAGAACGACCCGCTTCATGAGGGCGCGTCTCCGGCCTTTACGAGATTTACCTTCCGACCCAGGAAGATCTGGGCTATGCGGCTGAAATTCGGCGTGAGATCGGATACCAGAATAAGGGGTTCCCCGTCTTTTTCAAGCTCCAGGGCCAGTCGGGGATGGGTCTCGAGATAGGCCCTTACCTCCTCGGCCAGCTCCTCCGCAGGATCCACTAGGGTCACGCGCTTTCCGGCCTTGGCCTGGATGACCTTCTTAAGTACCGGATAATGGGTGCAGCCCAGGACGAGGGTGTCTATACCGCGCATCTTGAGGGGGAGGAGACACTTCTTCACGATCATACGGGTCTCGGGCTTTTTTATCCAGCCCTCCTCCACCAGGGGCACCAGGAGGGGGCAGGGATTTCCGTAAACCTTCACCTCCGGATCGCGGGCGGTAAGGAGCCGCTGATAGATCCCGCTTTCTATGGTGGCCCGGGTGCCGATCACCCCTATGACCTTCCGGCGCGTCACGGAGAGGGCCTTTTTCACCGACGGGGTAACCACCTCAAAGATGGGAAGGTCCGGGAACCTTTCCCGGAGGGCCTCCGTAGCCACGGAGGAGGCCGAATGACAGGCC
The window above is part of the Thermosulfurimonas sp. F29 genome. Proteins encoded here:
- the murI gene encoding glutamate racemase, whose translation is MIGVFDSGIGGLTVLRELVRRLPGYRFVYFGDTARTPYGTKSPETIVRYAIEDTEFLLRHGARMIVVACHSASSVATEALRERFPDLPIFEVVTPSVKKALSVTRRKVIGVIGTRATIESGIYQRLLTARDPEVKVYGNPCPLLVPLVEEGWIKKPETRMIVKKCLLPLKMRGIDTLVLGCTHYPVLKKVIQAKAGKRVTLVDPAEELAEEVRAYLETHPRLALELEKDGEPLILVSDLTPNFSRIAQIFLGRKVNLVKAGDAPS